A window of Rubricoccus marinus contains these coding sequences:
- a CDS encoding penicillin acylase family protein: MSRVFLFLGVALLGVLLLVGALALLAYGPEAQRDGTVEVAGLDAESRVSWSPDAGVAVDADSETALWTGLGYAHTADYGWSVALWRQAALGSLSAWVGTEALEVDRHARQLGFGALAREAYAALPDEDRAAVDAYARGVRLAFDDAAVAERDEFVRLGVDIASWEPWHALAIERMVAWLGTSPEARAAGASGESTAQRDFAHADSLFRDALALGGLEHARAYTANTSEGLTLVSHQPYGASALPLLVGARLSLGGRARTVGTVPGTLILASGANAWSVFLTSDATISPDTSATPPPVFSRLVDRDGDERLIEILRNRQGLVLRAPTNAPRDTLAIDADSGQPVLAEPELEDAGLRLRWTGFQPVSDVGAFRALLASRAPAFRLFRGDGLTVSGGRASVLGSPVVSSRDSGWTFAGAHPTSALAAPRLATLAEQRPALSPEAFATDLGSPWAALDARRLVRALGNRDSLSLDLQDAYAFLRGWDGQYTPEAVAPTIAEAWIDAQRKVFGRDADLRQRADSILIKQTLRLGLATLRDSLGPRAGTWNWDRLVGDLRYPILGSSTGTYAPLASRTGGHPSALVPAGSLVLEGPPGPAVFSMWASGDDVVTLRPSVSRGAPRDGRDPVLRRLWRRSSPEAPVLRLVPAR; encoded by the coding sequence GTGTCGCGCGTTTTTCTTTTCCTCGGCGTCGCCCTCCTCGGCGTTCTCCTCCTTGTCGGGGCGCTGGCGCTGCTCGCGTACGGGCCTGAGGCGCAGCGAGACGGAACGGTCGAGGTGGCCGGCCTGGACGCGGAATCGCGCGTGAGTTGGTCGCCCGACGCCGGGGTTGCGGTGGACGCCGATAGCGAGACGGCGCTCTGGACCGGGCTCGGATACGCCCACACCGCCGATTACGGATGGTCGGTGGCGCTCTGGCGCCAGGCGGCCCTGGGTTCGCTCTCCGCGTGGGTTGGAACCGAAGCGCTGGAGGTGGACCGGCACGCCCGCCAGCTCGGCTTCGGCGCGCTCGCGCGAGAGGCCTACGCTGCCCTTCCCGACGAGGACCGCGCGGCGGTCGATGCCTATGCCAGAGGCGTCCGCCTCGCGTTCGACGACGCCGCCGTAGCAGAGCGCGACGAGTTCGTGCGCCTGGGCGTTGACATCGCGTCGTGGGAGCCGTGGCACGCGCTTGCCATCGAGCGCATGGTGGCGTGGCTGGGCACCTCGCCCGAGGCGCGCGCCGCCGGAGCCTCTGGCGAAAGCACCGCGCAGCGGGACTTCGCGCATGCGGACTCCCTGTTCCGCGATGCCCTCGCGCTGGGCGGCCTGGAGCATGCACGGGCTTACACCGCGAACACCTCTGAGGGACTCACGCTGGTCTCGCACCAACCGTACGGCGCCTCCGCCCTTCCCCTGCTCGTCGGCGCGAGGCTGAGCCTGGGCGGGCGGGCTCGCACCGTCGGAACCGTCCCGGGCACGCTGATCCTGGCCTCTGGCGCAAACGCCTGGTCCGTCTTCCTCACCTCGGACGCCACGATCTCGCCCGACACGAGCGCCACGCCGCCACCCGTCTTTAGCCGCCTCGTGGACCGCGACGGCGACGAGCGCCTTATCGAGATCCTCCGCAACCGCCAGGGGCTCGTCCTCCGCGCGCCGACCAATGCGCCGCGCGACACGCTCGCCATCGACGCGGACAGCGGCCAGCCGGTCCTGGCCGAGCCGGAACTGGAAGACGCCGGCCTGAGGCTCCGCTGGACCGGCTTCCAGCCGGTCTCGGATGTGGGCGCGTTCCGCGCGCTTCTCGCTAGCCGCGCCCCCGCGTTCCGCCTGTTCCGCGGCGACGGCCTCACGGTCTCAGGCGGCCGCGCGAGCGTTCTAGGCTCGCCGGTCGTCTCCTCCCGGGATTCTGGCTGGACGTTCGCCGGCGCGCACCCCACGTCGGCCCTTGCAGCGCCGCGGCTCGCCACACTCGCCGAGCAGCGCCCGGCGCTCTCGCCAGAGGCCTTCGCGACAGACCTCGGCAGTCCCTGGGCTGCTCTCGACGCGCGGCGCCTCGTGCGCGCGCTCGGCAACCGCGACTCGCTGAGCCTCGATCTCCAAGACGCCTACGCGTTCCTACGCGGCTGGGACGGCCAGTACACGCCAGAGGCCGTCGCCCCCACCATCGCGGAGGCGTGGATCGACGCGCAGCGAAAGGTCTTCGGCCGCGACGCCGACCTCCGCCAGCGGGCGGACTCCATCCTCATCAAGCAGACGCTGCGCCTCGGCCTCGCCACGCTGCGGGACTCGCTCGGCCCACGTGCGGGCACCTGGAACTGGGACCGCCTCGTCGGCGACCTCCGGTACCCCATCCTCGGCAGTTCCACCGGGACGTACGCGCCTCTGGCGTCACGGACCGGCGGGCATCCCAGCGCGCTCGTGCCTGCCGGGTCGCTCGTGCTGGAAGGCCCGCCCGGACCCGCCGTGTTCTCTATGTGGGCCTCTGGCGACGATGTCGTCACGCTTCGCCCCTCGGTCAGCCGCGGCGCTCCGCGCGATGGCCGGGACCCCGTTTTGCGCCGCCTCTGGCGTCGGTCTTCGCCAGAGGCCCCCGTTCTCCGGCTCGTTCCCGCTCGATGA
- a CDS encoding YggS family pyridoxal phosphate-dependent enzyme, whose protein sequence is MSDPHTLSDRLAFIRDRIGDACARAGRDPSEVTLIAVTKTHGLDVLRDALGAGLTDLGENRVGELVEKADALADASGGAPTWHFIGSLQRNKARDVAERADLFHALDSPRLAKELNKRASGAGRVLRCLVQVNISGEDSKHGVAPEALPELLERAQAFESLNVCGLMGMAEPAAPEDLDRIVRPQFARLRHLAETGLWREAPLLSMGMSGDFETAIEEGATHVRLGRVLFGARG, encoded by the coding sequence ATGTCCGATCCCCACACGCTTTCTGACCGCCTCGCCTTCATCCGTGACCGGATCGGGGACGCCTGCGCCCGCGCTGGACGCGATCCCAGCGAGGTGACGCTTATCGCCGTCACCAAAACGCACGGCCTGGACGTGCTTCGCGACGCGCTCGGCGCCGGCCTTACGGATCTCGGCGAGAACCGCGTAGGGGAGTTGGTCGAAAAGGCCGATGCGCTAGCGGACGCCTCGGGCGGTGCGCCGACGTGGCACTTTATCGGCAGCCTGCAGCGCAACAAGGCCCGCGACGTGGCCGAGCGCGCCGACCTCTTCCACGCGCTCGACAGCCCCCGCCTCGCGAAAGAACTCAACAAGCGCGCCTCTGGCGCGGGCCGCGTGCTCCGCTGCCTCGTGCAGGTCAACATCTCGGGCGAGGACTCCAAGCACGGCGTCGCGCCTGAGGCGTTGCCCGAACTGCTGGAGCGCGCTCAGGCATTCGAGTCGCTCAACGTGTGCGGCCTGATGGGGATGGCCGAGCCCGCCGCGCCAGAGGACCTGGACCGGATCGTGCGGCCCCAGTTTGCGCGCCTGCGGCACCTCGCAGAAACCGGCCTCTGGCGCGAGGCACCGCTGCTCTCGATGGGCATGAGCGGCGACTTCGAAACGGCCATCGAGGAGGGCGCCACGCACGTCCGGTTAGGCCGCGTTCTCTTCGGCGCCAGAGGCTGA
- a CDS encoding DivIVA domain-containing protein, giving the protein MLSPRDIRNLKNSFKKKSFGGGYDTQDVDQHLASLAERWESVLDDRRHAEEKVEELEGKLQHYEKVELALQEALETARDTARRTEESADRKARLIVEEAELRAQRIIQEAENERYGLRQDLATLTNRQTEVAARLRGFLMSELEILAQFQGEDPVGFIKLVAPERSQSERSLEAPIDSHRLAAAIGDDEPATPPTSAQPDQDDDASPEADYPSDFASGADDFDFDAGFDVEDAEEPTTVDLSEFDAADEATIAMSGGAPEDVEETTPKPSVPSSPWPDTETAVPPPNPWGITPADPASGDDSPPPAPGPDLSTPPAAPGWSSPVASFPPTSGSDAPEAPTSSDAPNGWSLRSLVTGESDATASGSQAERDKIRRILDDLD; this is encoded by the coding sequence ATGCTTTCGCCTCGCGACATCCGCAACCTCAAGAACTCGTTCAAGAAGAAGAGCTTTGGGGGTGGTTACGACACCCAGGACGTGGACCAGCACCTCGCCTCGCTTGCCGAGCGGTGGGAGTCCGTCCTGGACGACCGGCGCCACGCCGAGGAGAAGGTCGAGGAACTGGAGGGCAAGCTCCAACACTACGAAAAGGTGGAATTGGCCCTGCAGGAGGCCTTGGAGACCGCTCGCGACACCGCTCGCCGGACCGAGGAATCCGCCGACCGCAAGGCCCGGCTGATCGTGGAAGAGGCTGAGCTCCGCGCGCAACGCATTATCCAGGAAGCCGAAAACGAGCGCTACGGGCTCCGGCAAGACCTCGCGACGTTGACCAACCGGCAGACCGAAGTGGCGGCGCGGCTGCGTGGCTTCCTAATGTCGGAGCTGGAGATCCTGGCGCAGTTCCAGGGCGAGGACCCCGTCGGCTTTATAAAGCTCGTGGCGCCCGAGCGCTCCCAGAGCGAGCGCAGCCTGGAGGCGCCCATCGACTCGCACCGACTCGCGGCAGCCATCGGGGACGATGAGCCCGCAACTCCCCCGACGTCTGCGCAGCCAGATCAGGACGACGACGCCTCGCCAGAGGCCGACTACCCCAGCGACTTCGCCTCTGGCGCCGACGACTTCGACTTCGATGCCGGCTTCGACGTGGAGGACGCCGAGGAGCCGACCACCGTGGACCTCTCCGAGTTCGACGCCGCCGACGAGGCGACTATCGCGATGTCGGGCGGCGCGCCCGAGGACGTGGAGGAGACCACGCCCAAGCCGTCGGTCCCGAGCAGCCCGTGGCCCGACACCGAAACGGCCGTACCCCCGCCGAACCCGTGGGGTATCACACCGGCCGATCCTGCCTCTGGCGACGACAGCCCGCCGCCCGCGCCCGGCCCCGACCTCTCGACGCCGCCCGCGGCTCCCGGCTGGTCCTCGCCCGTTGCGTCGTTCCCGCCCACCTCGGGCTCCGACGCGCCAGAGGCGCCTACCTCCAGCGACGCCCCCAACGGGTGGAGCCTCCGCTCGCTCGTGACCGGCGAGAGCGACGCGACGGCCTCCGGCTCCCAAGCCGAGCGCGACAAGATCCGCCGCATCCTCGACGACCTCGACTGA
- a CDS encoding superoxide dismutase gives MAFELPDLPYSYDALEPHIDEQTMRIHHGKHHAGYTTKLNAALEGTEWADQPIEETLANLDALPEDKQTAVRNNGGGFLNHGIFWTTMSPSGGGEPTGDLAKAIDEAFGSFDAFKEKFSEAAKGQFGSGWAWLELASDGSLQVHGHANQNNPVMHGAKPIIGLDVWEHAYYLKYQNKRPDYVSAWWNVVNWDEADRRYRSYNAQ, from the coding sequence ATGGCTTTCGAGCTTCCCGACCTCCCCTACAGCTACGACGCCCTGGAACCCCACATCGACGAGCAGACGATGCGGATTCACCACGGCAAGCACCACGCGGGCTACACCACCAAGCTGAACGCGGCGCTGGAAGGCACCGAGTGGGCCGATCAGCCCATCGAAGAGACCCTCGCCAACCTCGACGCGCTTCCCGAGGACAAGCAGACCGCGGTCCGCAACAACGGCGGCGGCTTTCTCAACCACGGCATCTTCTGGACCACGATGAGCCCGAGTGGTGGCGGCGAGCCAACCGGCGACCTCGCGAAGGCCATCGACGAGGCCTTTGGCTCGTTCGACGCCTTCAAGGAGAAGTTCTCCGAGGCCGCTAAGGGCCAGTTCGGCTCCGGCTGGGCGTGGCTCGAACTCGCCTCCGATGGCTCGCTCCAGGTCCACGGACATGCGAACCAGAACAACCCGGTGATGCACGGCGCCAAGCCGATCATCGGCCTCGACGTGTGGGAGCACGCGTACTACCTCAAGTACCAGAACAAGCGCCCCGACTACGTCTCGGCGTGGTGGAACGTCGTCAACTGGGACGAAGCCGACCGCCGCTACCGCAGCTACAACGCGCAGTAG
- a CDS encoding BadF/BadG/BcrA/BcrD ATPase family protein, producing MMTADPSLVIGLDAGGTKTAAHARLGSREFTLTGPGTNVLRDGTDAAARTLAEIVREASGEAGGAAVSSVCAGVAGAGREPERSQLEFSLAASLGTDVTVRVVHDAHIALDAAWEGGSGAVLVVGTGSVLFGRTEEGEMVRAGGWGSRLGDDGSGTALGRAAVRATLAAFDGGPPTALTERFAESEDLHSAADVVHVVYEANRPLASFAPVLLAACEAGDWVAEQALMRETNALGQQAGWLATRVADTLTHRLALVGGLSGEPVYRAALTSALDRHLPGWAIEADPPPPVRGALWMAEALVAA from the coding sequence ATGATGACTGCTGATCCTTCTCTCGTTATCGGCCTCGACGCCGGTGGCACCAAAACGGCGGCCCACGCGCGCCTGGGCTCTCGCGAGTTCACGCTCACCGGGCCGGGAACGAACGTCCTCCGCGACGGGACGGACGCGGCGGCCCGCACCCTCGCGGAAATCGTCCGCGAAGCCTCTGGCGAAGCCGGGGGCGCCGCCGTCTCGTCGGTCTGTGCCGGCGTGGCCGGAGCCGGGCGCGAGCCCGAGCGGTCGCAGTTGGAGTTCTCCCTGGCGGCTTCGCTGGGGACCGACGTCACCGTTCGCGTGGTCCACGACGCGCACATCGCCCTGGACGCGGCGTGGGAAGGCGGCAGCGGCGCTGTGCTCGTCGTCGGGACCGGTTCGGTGCTGTTCGGGCGTACCGAAGAAGGCGAGATGGTCCGCGCCGGGGGCTGGGGCTCGCGCCTGGGCGACGACGGGAGCGGGACCGCGCTTGGCCGCGCCGCCGTTCGCGCCACGCTTGCGGCGTTCGACGGGGGCCCTCCCACCGCGCTAACCGAACGGTTCGCCGAAAGCGAAGACCTCCATTCCGCCGCCGACGTGGTCCATGTCGTCTACGAAGCCAACAGGCCTCTGGCGTCGTTCGCGCCCGTTCTGCTGGCGGCGTGCGAGGCCGGCGACTGGGTGGCCGAGCAGGCGCTTATGCGCGAGACCAACGCACTCGGGCAACAGGCCGGGTGGCTCGCGACGCGCGTGGCGGATACGCTCACGCACCGCCTCGCGCTTGTAGGCGGCCTCTCCGGCGAGCCCGTCTACCGTGCGGCGCTTACCAGCGCGCTGGACCGCCACCTACCTGGCTGGGCCATCGAGGCCGATCCGCCGCCGCCCGTCCGCGGCGCGCTCTGGATGGCCGAAGCGCTCGTCGCCGCCTAG
- a CDS encoding purine-nucleoside phosphorylase codes for MSVLSSDDLTRPVHTATESLRQTLGDHSARIGLILGTGLGRLAEEIEVSHSIGYEEIPDMPVSTVESHHGKLLAGTLRGVPVLAMQGRFHLYEGYSAHEITRPVRILKELGVDTLLISNAAGGMNPLYRRADLMLLTDHINLQGVNPLTGPNVDTWGPRFPDMSEPYDLDLRDMAEAAALARGIRLQQGVYVAVEGPNLETRAEYRFLRTIGADAVGMSTVPEVIVAKHMGLRCMAISVITDECFPDALEPVSIADVLKAAGEAEPRLTQLIGDVVEKIGAE; via the coding sequence ATGTCTGTGCTCTCCTCCGACGATCTCACCCGCCCCGTCCACACCGCTACCGAGTCCCTGCGCCAGACGCTCGGTGATCACTCCGCGCGCATCGGCCTGATTCTGGGGACCGGCCTGGGCCGGTTGGCGGAGGAGATCGAGGTGAGCCACAGCATCGGCTACGAGGAGATTCCAGATATGCCGGTTTCGACGGTGGAGAGCCATCACGGCAAGCTCCTGGCGGGCACGCTGCGCGGCGTCCCGGTTCTCGCGATGCAGGGCCGGTTCCACCTGTACGAAGGCTACAGCGCGCACGAGATCACGCGGCCGGTCCGCATCCTCAAAGAGCTGGGCGTGGACACTCTGCTGATCTCGAACGCGGCCGGCGGCATGAACCCGCTCTATCGCCGCGCCGACCTGATGCTGCTGACCGACCACATCAACCTGCAGGGCGTCAATCCGCTGACGGGCCCGAATGTGGACACGTGGGGCCCGCGCTTCCCGGACATGAGCGAGCCGTACGACCTTGACCTGCGCGACATGGCGGAGGCCGCCGCTCTCGCTAGGGGCATCCGGCTTCAGCAAGGCGTGTACGTCGCCGTGGAGGGGCCGAACCTGGAAACCCGCGCCGAGTACCGTTTTCTCCGCACGATCGGCGCCGACGCTGTCGGCATGAGCACGGTCCCAGAGGTCATCGTCGCGAAGCACATGGGGCTCCGCTGCATGGCGATCTCGGTCATCACCGACGAGTGCTTCCCGGACGCCCTGGAGCCGGTCAGCATCGCGGACGTGCTCAAGGCCGCTGGCGAAGCGGAGCCCCGGCTCACGCAGCTCATCGGCGACGTGGTGGAGAAGATCGGCGCCGAGTAA
- a CDS encoding PIG-L deacetylase family protein: MFDLAPGLGRDEPLRLLALGAHADDIEIGAGGTVMRLLAERPRTEVTWAVLTGNELRDREAAESAQALLKDASGVTIENGRFRDGHLPASLTEVKEWAQARLGAVKPHLVLTTGLFDRHQDHRLTAELAWQTFRGATITEVEIPKWDGDTLRPNAFVRLSDVQAEAKVAHLMSHFPSQQSKGWYDADTFRATLRLRGIEAGCRWAEAFTCRKLAW; the protein is encoded by the coding sequence ATGTTCGACCTCGCCCCCGGACTCGGTCGCGACGAGCCGCTCCGCCTCCTCGCTCTCGGCGCCCACGCCGACGACATCGAGATCGGGGCGGGGGGGACCGTGATGCGGCTCCTGGCTGAACGGCCGCGAACCGAAGTGACGTGGGCCGTGCTGACGGGCAACGAACTCCGTGACCGCGAGGCCGCCGAGAGCGCGCAGGCTTTGCTCAAGGACGCCTCTGGCGTGACGATCGAGAACGGCCGGTTCCGCGACGGGCACCTGCCCGCGTCGCTAACCGAGGTCAAGGAATGGGCGCAGGCGAGGCTCGGCGCCGTCAAGCCGCATCTTGTCCTGACCACGGGGTTGTTCGACCGGCATCAGGATCATCGGCTTACGGCTGAACTGGCTTGGCAAACATTCCGGGGGGCGACCATCACAGAAGTAGAGATCCCCAAATGGGACGGCGACACGTTGCGCCCCAACGCATTTGTTCGGTTGTCTGACGTTCAGGCAGAAGCGAAGGTGGCGCACTTGATGTCGCACTTTCCCTCGCAACAGTCCAAAGGCTGGTACGACGCCGACACGTTCCGCGCGACGCTTCGCCTGCGCGGGATCGAGGCTGGGTGCCGGTGGGCGGAGGCGTTCACGTGCCGCAAACTCGCGTGGTAA
- a CDS encoding right-handed parallel beta-helix repeat-containing protein encodes MALVAFLLIAMLGGCGEPEPVQIIRSASFSAEPTAPQAEVSGRVFVVDQAHPRASDRNPGSADLPWLTISRATVPGTLAPGDTVEIHEGVYRESIEPREGGRRGARITFRAARGETVVVTGADPSADGWADLGGGLWRRAWTGPGLPSYNESRVFRRELVVASGEVLRPASSRDDIPAGTFWAEGPPEAPVAIVARFPAGRAPEASGVEIATRSRLFWPTGADPYVECGDSTTPGYFHLQGLTFRHASNLAQKGAVCAGSRGSIMDRVRVEWTNGRGIDGSGVDHVFRRSTADYNGQMGWGASCTNCLWVDTQAVGNNWKGYDMFWEAGGGKWTRTRGTVIRRHTSRDNDGPGIWLDIDNADNTVEASTSTGDLGAGIMLEFETVRTLVQHNVVRGTRWSVWTGTGILSQAASHNVLLHNSITGNEGSGIWLRLDPLRRAPDGDTWVIGNVVRGNLTRGDVEAREISTEGLDAANVRSYRFAANAIGRVASGDPVLRATFFVHPTARGDYRGSDLADWRRWVRDDGSALGEARVAVTPLALPAAGAREAPARWAESSGAAPEAVGL; translated from the coding sequence GTGGCTCTCGTCGCGTTCCTGCTGATTGCGATGCTCGGCGGCTGCGGGGAACCCGAGCCCGTCCAGATCATCCGGTCGGCGTCGTTCAGCGCGGAACCCACGGCGCCTCAGGCCGAGGTTTCCGGGCGGGTGTTCGTCGTGGATCAGGCGCACCCGCGTGCCAGCGACCGCAACCCCGGGTCGGCGGACCTGCCGTGGCTCACGATCTCGCGTGCGACCGTTCCGGGCACTCTCGCGCCGGGCGATACGGTGGAGATCCACGAGGGCGTATATCGCGAGAGTATTGAGCCGCGCGAGGGCGGACGCCGCGGCGCCCGCATCACGTTCCGCGCCGCCAGAGGCGAGACGGTCGTCGTCACTGGCGCCGATCCATCGGCCGACGGGTGGGCGGACCTCGGAGGCGGCCTCTGGCGACGCGCGTGGACAGGGCCGGGCCTGCCGAGCTACAACGAAAGCCGTGTGTTCCGCCGCGAACTGGTCGTGGCCTCTGGCGAGGTGCTTCGTCCTGCGTCATCCCGGGACGACATCCCAGCCGGCACGTTCTGGGCCGAAGGCCCGCCCGAGGCTCCTGTCGCGATCGTCGCGCGCTTTCCAGCAGGGCGCGCGCCAGAGGCCTCAGGCGTGGAGATCGCGACGCGCTCGCGTCTGTTCTGGCCGACGGGTGCCGACCCGTACGTGGAGTGCGGCGATTCGACGACGCCCGGGTACTTCCACCTTCAGGGCCTCACGTTCCGGCACGCCTCCAACCTCGCGCAGAAGGGCGCCGTGTGTGCTGGCAGCCGCGGCTCCATCATGGACCGGGTGCGGGTGGAGTGGACCAACGGGCGCGGGATCGACGGCTCCGGCGTAGACCACGTGTTCCGCCGCTCCACCGCCGATTACAACGGCCAGATGGGGTGGGGCGCCTCGTGCACGAACTGCCTTTGGGTGGACACCCAGGCGGTCGGCAACAACTGGAAGGGCTACGACATGTTCTGGGAGGCTGGGGGCGGCAAGTGGACGCGCACGCGCGGCACAGTTATCCGCCGCCACACCTCTCGCGACAACGACGGCCCCGGCATCTGGCTCGATATCGACAACGCCGACAACACCGTCGAGGCGAGCACCTCTACGGGAGATCTGGGTGCGGGCATCATGCTAGAGTTCGAGACGGTCCGCACGCTCGTGCAGCACAACGTCGTTCGCGGTACGCGATGGAGCGTGTGGACCGGGACTGGCATTCTGAGCCAGGCCGCGAGCCACAACGTGCTGCTCCACAACTCGATCACAGGCAACGAGGGAAGCGGCATCTGGCTCCGCTTGGACCCGCTCCGCCGCGCGCCCGACGGCGACACGTGGGTGATCGGCAACGTGGTCCGTGGCAACCTCACCCGAGGCGACGTGGAAGCCCGCGAGATCTCCACCGAGGGCCTGGACGCCGCGAACGTGCGCTCCTACCGCTTCGCCGCCAACGCGATCGGGCGTGTGGCCTCTGGCGACCCCGTGTTGCGCGCCACGTTTTTCGTGCACCCGACCGCCAGAGGCGACTACCGCGGCTCGGACCTTGCCGACTGGCGGCGATGGGTACGCGACGATGGGAGCGCGTTGGGCGAGGCGCGCGTGGCCGTTACCCCTCTGGCGCTCCCGGCTGCAGGCGCACGCGAAGCCCCCGCACGGTGGGCGGAGTCGTCGGGCGCCGCGCCAGAGGCGGTCGGCCTGTAG